A single Anopheles arabiensis isolate DONGOLA chromosome 2, AaraD3, whole genome shotgun sequence DNA region contains:
- the LOC120893841 gene encoding 60S ribosomal protein L29 → MAKSKNHTNHNQNQKAHKNGIKKPKRKRNESKRGMCQKFLRNLRYSKKGNVSHEESLKRAEERKAKYAGQPAPVKL, encoded by the exons ATGGCCAAGTCCAAGAATCACACCAATCACAATCAGA ACCAAAAGGCTCACAAGAACGGTATCAAGAAGCCCAAGCGCAAGCGTAATGAGTCCAAGCGCGGT ATGTGCCAGAAGTTCCTGCGCAACCTGCGGTACTCGAAGAAGGGTAACGTTTCGCACGAGGAGTCGCTGAAGCGCGCGGAGGAGCGTAAGGCAAAGTACGCCGGACAGCCCGCCCCGGTGAAGCTGTAA